In a genomic window of Styela clava chromosome 11, kaStyClav1.hap1.2, whole genome shotgun sequence:
- the LOC120334231 gene encoding LOW QUALITY PROTEIN: ficolin-2-like (The sequence of the model RefSeq protein was modified relative to this genomic sequence to represent the inferred CDS: substituted 1 base at 1 genomic stop codon), producing MVIFQRRTSGSTEFYRNWNEYVNGFGNKADEYWLGLENLHHLTRYNDYELRIDLEDWEGNKKYAKYSNFKVGGPKTKYTLAVGGYTGDAGDSLSGHNGRRFTTKDQDNDSYSGNCAVSFKGAXWYSGCHSSNLNGHFFKGGVHKSYADGVEWSPWKGQYYSFKVTEMKIRPI from the exons ATGGTG ATATTTCAACGACGGACAAGTGGCTCAACGGAATTCTACAGAAATTGGAATGAATACGTAAATGGATTTGGAAACAAAGCTGATGAATATTGGCTTG GCCTGGAGAATCTTCATCACCTGACACGTTATAATGACTATGAACTTCGTATTGATTTGGAAGATTGGGAAGGAAACaagaaatatgcaaaatattc CAATTTCAAAGTAGGAGGACCGAAAACGAAATATACACTTGCCGTTGGAGGATACACTGGAGACGCGGGTGATTCTTTGAGTGGTCACAACGGTCGAAGATTTACGACTAAGGATCAAGACAATGATTCATATTCTGGGAATTGTGCAGTGTCTTTTAAAGGGGCATGATGGTACTCAGGCTGCCATTCAAGCAATTTGAATGGTCATTTTTTCAAAGGAGGAGTCCACAAATCTTACGCAGATGGTGTTGAATGGTCTCCTTGGAAGGGACAGTATTATTCTTTTAAAGTTACGGAAATGAAAATTCGACCAATATAA